In Gimesia benthica, a single window of DNA contains:
- a CDS encoding molybdopterin molybdotransferase MoeA gives MLSVQEAFNQILKTVRPTTPQRCSLFEATHGVLAEDAVSDVNIPPFDKALMDGFAVRSCDVPEGTGTLQIQEVIYAGSVPSQSLEAGQTSQIMTGAPLPEGADAVIQIEHCEINESEQTVRIKTTPVEPGKNMLYRSSVLEEGATVVKAGAYLRAQEIGALAETGSPQIPVRMRPSVAILATGDELVPPEERPQAGQIRNSNEVMLHSQILQADARPVPLGIARDERDQLREKIREGLKSDFLLLSGGVSAGELDLVPSELDAAGVKQVFHKVNLKPGKPLWFGLLERETGSPCYIFGLPGNPVSSMVCFELFVRSALRQFLGDPHPMPRKLRARLTADFQSRGDRPTYQPARVEWSEGVAFVTPLKSMGSADLHATVAANAVALFSTGNQLYQSGFLIDTFLW, from the coding sequence ATGCTGTCTGTCCAGGAAGCATTCAATCAGATTCTCAAAACAGTCCGACCCACGACTCCCCAACGTTGCTCATTGTTTGAAGCCACGCATGGTGTGCTGGCGGAAGATGCCGTCAGTGATGTCAATATTCCCCCGTTCGATAAGGCACTGATGGATGGCTTTGCCGTTCGCAGCTGCGACGTGCCTGAGGGAACCGGGACCCTGCAGATTCAGGAAGTCATCTACGCGGGTTCGGTGCCCAGTCAGTCCCTGGAGGCGGGACAGACGTCACAGATCATGACCGGCGCTCCACTGCCGGAAGGTGCGGACGCTGTGATTCAGATCGAGCATTGTGAGATCAACGAATCCGAGCAGACGGTGCGGATTAAAACGACGCCCGTCGAACCGGGTAAGAATATGCTTTACCGGTCTTCGGTGCTGGAAGAAGGGGCGACCGTGGTCAAAGCGGGTGCGTATCTTCGCGCCCAGGAGATCGGCGCGCTGGCCGAAACCGGCAGTCCCCAGATTCCGGTTCGGATGCGGCCCTCCGTGGCGATTCTGGCGACCGGTGATGAACTTGTGCCGCCGGAAGAGCGTCCCCAGGCGGGACAGATTCGTAATTCGAATGAAGTCATGCTGCATTCCCAGATCCTGCAGGCCGATGCCCGACCTGTACCGCTGGGAATCGCCCGCGACGAACGCGACCAGCTACGCGAGAAAATCCGGGAAGGTCTCAAGAGCGACTTTTTGCTGCTCTCCGGCGGTGTTTCTGCCGGGGAACTGGACCTGGTCCCCTCGGAGTTGGATGCAGCCGGCGTGAAACAGGTATTTCACAAGGTGAATCTGAAGCCGGGCAAGCCGCTCTGGTTTGGGCTTCTGGAGCGTGAGACTGGTTCGCCCTGCTACATTTTCGGTCTGCCCGGGAACCCGGTGAGTAGTATGGTCTGCTTCGAACTTTTTGTACGCTCCGCGTTGCGACAGTTCCTCGGTGATCCCCATCCGATGCCCCGGAAATTGAGAGCACGGCTGACGGCGGACTTTCAGTCGCGAGGGGATCGCCCCACTTATCAACCTGCTCGCGTCGAGTGGTCAGAAGGGGTGGCGTTCGTAACTCCATTGAAATCAATGGGTTCTGCGGATTTGCATGCAACAGTGGCCGCGAATGCAGTCGCGCTGTTCTCTACG